Proteins encoded by one window of Halomonas sp. SH5A2:
- the lolB gene encoding lipoprotein insertase outer membrane protein LolB produces MPTIASTYILPHPLRRASRLVACAAALLLAGCATQAPQDDSGRQAGDWDAQEDRVNDFDTWTLVGKAGLRTPDENTSANLDWNQHPHYFRMLISGPFGGGRNVLEGREGRFSLSNSEGRFEAETPEALMEEQLGWALPVSAMPDWVRGLPGNNDNYQMETDEFGFPSHLSQDGWEIDYRDWEQFEGMWLPRRLVMNYDEIRITLVVNEWRSTDEEGQ; encoded by the coding sequence ATGCCCACTATTGCTTCCACTTATATACTGCCCCACCCCTTGCGTCGGGCATCAAGGCTTGTGGCCTGCGCGGCGGCATTATTACTCGCCGGGTGCGCCACTCAAGCCCCGCAGGACGACAGCGGCCGTCAAGCCGGTGACTGGGACGCCCAGGAAGACCGGGTAAACGACTTTGACACCTGGACCCTGGTGGGTAAGGCCGGGTTGCGCACCCCTGACGAAAACACCAGCGCCAACCTCGACTGGAATCAGCACCCGCACTATTTCCGCATGCTGATAAGCGGTCCTTTTGGCGGTGGACGCAACGTGCTGGAAGGACGCGAGGGGCGCTTTTCGCTGTCCAATAGTGAAGGCCGTTTCGAGGCCGAAACCCCCGAAGCCCTGATGGAAGAGCAACTCGGCTGGGCGCTGCCCGTCAGCGCCATGCCCGACTGGGTGCGCGGCCTGCCAGGCAACAATGACAACTACCAGATGGAAACCGACGAATTCGGCTTCCCCAGTCATTTATCCCAGGACGGCTGGGAAATCGACTATCGTGATTGGGAACAATTCGAAGGCATGTGGCTGCCACGTCGCCTGGTGATGAATTACGACGAGATTCGCATCACCCTGGTCGTCAACGAATGGCGTTCCACGGACGAAGAAGGTCAGTAA
- the ispE gene encoding 4-(cytidine 5'-diphospho)-2-C-methyl-D-erythritol kinase: MTTLTLPAPAKLNRLLHITGRREDGYHCLQTLFQIIDLCDQLTLSASDDGMIKLVNRVPGVADSDNLIVRAAKLLQQESGTRLGATLALDKKLPMGGGLGGGSSDAATTLVGLNTLWQLGFSLDELATLGLKLGADVPVFVHGHSAWAEGVGEQLTPVSLDTPWFVIIHPGVNVSTKAVFQDPQLTRDSRPITMARALQGGASEWSNDCEAVVKQHYPAIAQALDWLSQHAPSRLTGTGACVFAAFDDAQTAYAVAEAAGHHGPAWVARGLNTSPLHDALGC, from the coding sequence ATGACAACCCTGACGCTTCCCGCGCCCGCCAAGCTGAATCGGCTTTTGCATATTACCGGCCGCCGTGAAGACGGCTACCATTGTCTGCAAACGCTGTTTCAGATTATCGACCTATGCGATCAGCTAACGCTTAGCGCTAGCGATGACGGGATGATAAAGCTGGTAAACCGCGTGCCCGGCGTCGCCGACAGCGATAACCTGATCGTAAGGGCTGCCAAGCTGTTACAACAGGAGAGCGGCACTCGCCTGGGTGCCACGCTGGCTCTGGACAAAAAACTGCCGATGGGCGGTGGCCTGGGAGGCGGCAGCTCCGACGCCGCCACGACACTCGTGGGCCTCAACACACTCTGGCAGCTTGGGTTCTCGCTCGACGAACTCGCAACACTTGGGCTAAAGCTAGGTGCCGATGTCCCGGTCTTTGTTCATGGTCACAGCGCCTGGGCCGAGGGCGTCGGCGAACAGCTCACGCCGGTGAGCCTCGACACCCCCTGGTTTGTAATCATTCATCCCGGTGTTAACGTCTCGACAAAGGCGGTATTCCAGGACCCGCAATTGACACGCGACAGCCGCCCCATTACTATGGCGCGCGCACTGCAGGGGGGAGCGTCAGAGTGGAGCAATGACTGTGAAGCGGTGGTCAAACAGCACTATCCAGCCATTGCACAAGCGCTAGACTGGCTATCACAGCATGCACCAAGCCGGTTAACCGGCACAGGTGCCTGTGTGTTTGCGGCATTCGATGATGCGCAGACCGCATACGCAGTAGCCGAGGCGGCGGGCCATCACGGACCTGCCTGGGTAGCTCGCGGACTCAACACCTCTCCTCTACATGATGCTTTGGGCTGCTGA
- a CDS encoding ribose-phosphate pyrophosphokinase: MSKLMVFAGNANPELAQKIAESLDSRMGNATVGQFSDGEIAVEINENVRGKDVFILQSTCAPTNDNLMEMILMVDALRRASATRITAVLPYFGYARQDRRVRSARVPISAKVVADMMVKAGVDRVMTMDLHADQIQGFFDVPVDNVYGSPILLDDIERQNYSDLVVVSPDVGGVVRARAIAKQLNADLAIIDKRRPQANQAQVMHIIGEIEGRTCVVVDDMIDTAGTLCKAGEALKDHGAKRVVAYATHPILSGPAVDNITNSELDEVVVTDTIPLSDAARRSGKIRQLSVAGLIAEAIRRVSNEESVSAMFH, encoded by the coding sequence GTGTCAAAATTGATGGTTTTCGCCGGGAATGCCAATCCCGAACTCGCTCAAAAAATTGCCGAGAGCTTGGACAGCCGTATGGGTAACGCCACGGTGGGTCAATTCAGCGACGGTGAAATCGCGGTCGAGATCAATGAGAACGTGCGCGGTAAGGATGTCTTCATCCTGCAGTCCACCTGCGCGCCGACTAACGACAACTTGATGGAGATGATCCTGATGGTCGACGCCCTGCGGCGCGCCTCAGCCACTCGCATCACGGCCGTACTGCCCTACTTTGGCTATGCCCGCCAGGATCGCCGAGTGCGTTCGGCACGGGTGCCCATCTCGGCCAAAGTGGTCGCCGACATGATGGTCAAGGCCGGGGTTGACCGCGTCATGACCATGGACCTGCACGCCGACCAGATTCAAGGCTTCTTCGACGTACCGGTCGATAACGTCTACGGGTCGCCGATTCTGCTCGACGACATCGAACGTCAGAACTACAGCGATCTGGTGGTGGTGTCCCCCGATGTTGGCGGCGTTGTCCGCGCTCGCGCCATTGCCAAACAGCTCAATGCCGACCTGGCCATCATCGACAAGCGCCGCCCTCAGGCTAACCAAGCCCAAGTGATGCACATCATCGGTGAAATCGAAGGCCGTACCTGTGTGGTCGTCGATGATATGATCGACACAGCGGGTACGCTGTGCAAAGCCGGTGAAGCACTGAAAGATCACGGTGCCAAGCGCGTCGTCGCCTACGCCACGCACCCGATATTATCCGGCCCTGCCGTCGACAATATCACCAACTCAGAACTTGACGAAGTCGTGGTGACCGACACCATACCGCTTTCCGACGCAGCTCGGCGGAGCGGTAAAATTCGTCAGTTGAGCGTTGCTGGCCTGATCGCGGAAGCCATCCGCCGCGTCAGCAATGAAGAATCTGTCAGCGCGATGTTCCACTAA
- a CDS encoding 50S ribosomal protein L25/general stress protein Ctc has translation MSDFSLKASVRNDLGKGASRRLRRANEQVPAVVYGGNKDAQSIAVEKTAFYKAIEDESFFSSVITLVIDGKNEQVVVRDLQRHPYKPLLTHADFLRVDATHEITMNVPLHVTGEEACVGIKDQDGELHVLANEVAISCLPKDLPDYLEIDISNAEVGTTLHLSDLTLPAGVTSVDLSHGEDHDNAILSVTKMKVRATDEDEEEGGESESDSEGEEDNSAE, from the coding sequence ATGTCTGATTTTAGTTTGAAAGCCAGTGTTCGTAACGACCTGGGGAAAGGTGCGAGCCGCCGCCTGCGTCGTGCGAACGAACAGGTACCGGCCGTTGTTTACGGCGGTAACAAAGACGCACAGTCGATCGCCGTCGAAAAAACCGCCTTTTACAAGGCGATTGAAGACGAATCGTTCTTCTCCTCGGTCATCACGCTAGTGATTGACGGCAAAAACGAGCAGGTTGTGGTACGTGACCTTCAGCGTCACCCCTACAAGCCGCTGCTGACCCATGCCGACTTCCTGCGTGTTGACGCCACCCACGAAATCACCATGAACGTGCCGCTGCACGTGACTGGCGAAGAAGCGTGTGTCGGCATCAAGGACCAAGACGGCGAACTGCACGTTCTTGCTAACGAAGTGGCGATCAGCTGCTTGCCGAAAGATCTTCCTGACTATCTGGAAATTGACATCAGCAATGCCGAAGTCGGCACGACGCTGCACCTGTCAGACCTGACCCTGCCGGCAGGCGTCACTTCAGTTGACCTTTCTCACGGTGAAGATCACGACAACGCGATTCTCAGCGTCACCAAGATGAAGGTTCGTGCTACTGACGAAGACGAAGAAGAAGGCGGTGAAAGCGAAAGCGACAGTGAAGGCGAAGAAGACAACAGCGCCGAGTAA
- the pth gene encoding aminoacyl-tRNA hydrolase codes for MSQVTAIIGLGNPGPEYATTRHNAGFWLVDAIARSAHDELRPEKKFLGHYAKVRIGDQDVHLLKPATYMNRSGAAVAALSQFFKLAPENLLVAHDELDLPPGQARYKSGGGHGGHNGLRDIASALGDQKQFHRVRIGVGHPGDARQVTNYVLGRAGKDEQAAIERAIEECQATLPSALAGDWAKAMNQLHSLKL; via the coding sequence ATGAGCCAGGTAACGGCCATCATTGGACTCGGCAACCCCGGGCCGGAGTATGCGACAACGCGCCATAACGCCGGCTTTTGGCTGGTCGATGCCATTGCACGCAGCGCGCATGACGAACTGCGTCCAGAAAAGAAGTTCCTCGGGCACTATGCCAAGGTGCGCATCGGCGACCAGGACGTTCATCTTCTCAAGCCCGCTACCTATATGAATCGCAGCGGCGCTGCTGTCGCGGCATTGAGCCAGTTTTTCAAACTTGCCCCCGAAAATCTGCTGGTGGCCCACGACGAACTCGACCTGCCTCCTGGTCAGGCGCGTTATAAAAGCGGTGGCGGCCATGGCGGCCACAATGGGCTACGCGATATCGCCAGCGCATTGGGCGACCAAAAGCAGTTTCACCGCGTGCGGATTGGCGTCGGTCACCCAGGCGACGCACGCCAGGTGACCAACTACGTGCTAGGCCGCGCTGGCAAGGATGAACAAGCGGCGATTGAACGCGCGATCGAAGAATGCCAAGCGACATTACCCTCGGCACTGGCCGGTGACTGGGCCAAAGCTATGAACCAGTTGCACAGTCTCAAGCTGTAG
- the ychF gene encoding redox-regulated ATPase YchF yields MGFNCGIVGLPNVGKSTLFNALTKSGIDAENFPFCTIEPNVGIVPMPDPRLNALAEIVKPQKVLPTTMEFVDIAGLVAGASKGEGLGNKFLANIRETQAIAHVVRCFDNDNVIHVSNQVDPRIDIETINLELALADLDTVEKASQRLVRVVKGGDKDAIATKAVLDKIHPHLAEGQPLRSFGLSEEEQLQVKSFGFLTLKPTMYIANVNEDGFDNNPYLDIVNEIAAEEGAVVVPVCNQIEAEIAELDDEEREMFLSEMGMEEPGLDRVIRAGYALLGLQTYFTAGVKEVRAWTVKQGATAPEAAGAIHTDFQKGFIRAEVVAYDDFVSLGGEQGAKDAGKWRLEGKEYIVKDGDVVHFRFNV; encoded by the coding sequence ATGGGTTTTAACTGCGGCATCGTCGGCCTGCCCAACGTCGGCAAGTCAACACTCTTCAATGCGCTTACCAAGTCGGGTATTGATGCAGAAAACTTCCCCTTCTGCACCATCGAACCCAACGTCGGGATCGTCCCCATGCCCGACCCGCGCCTTAATGCGTTGGCCGAGATCGTCAAACCGCAAAAAGTGCTGCCGACTACCATGGAGTTTGTCGACATTGCTGGCCTGGTGGCAGGCGCCTCAAAAGGCGAAGGACTGGGCAACAAGTTTCTGGCCAATATCCGCGAAACTCAGGCCATCGCCCACGTAGTGCGCTGTTTCGATAACGACAACGTGATCCACGTCTCCAATCAGGTCGACCCGCGCATTGATATCGAAACCATCAACCTTGAATTGGCGCTTGCCGACTTGGATACCGTCGAAAAGGCCAGTCAGCGCCTGGTGCGCGTTGTCAAAGGTGGCGATAAAGACGCCATCGCCACCAAAGCCGTGTTGGACAAAATTCACCCACACCTCGCCGAGGGGCAGCCGCTACGCAGCTTTGGCTTGAGCGAAGAAGAACAGCTCCAGGTTAAAAGCTTTGGCTTTTTGACGCTCAAGCCCACCATGTACATTGCCAACGTCAATGAAGACGGGTTCGACAATAACCCTTATCTCGATATCGTCAACGAAATCGCTGCCGAGGAAGGCGCTGTCGTGGTGCCGGTCTGCAACCAGATCGAAGCCGAAATCGCCGAGCTGGACGACGAAGAACGCGAGATGTTTTTAAGCGAGATGGGGATGGAAGAACCCGGCCTGGATCGCGTGATTCGCGCCGGTTATGCGTTGCTCGGCTTGCAAACCTACTTCACTGCGGGCGTCAAGGAAGTGCGCGCCTGGACCGTCAAGCAAGGGGCCACTGCACCGGAAGCCGCCGGCGCCATCCATACCGATTTTCAGAAAGGCTTTATCCGCGCCGAAGTGGTCGCCTACGACGACTTTGTCTCACTGGGCGGCGAGCAAGGCGCCAAAGACGCGGGCAAATGGCGACTGGAAGGCAAGGAATACATCGTCAAGGATGGCGACGTGGTGCATTTCCGTTTCAATGTATAG
- the mltF gene encoding membrane-bound lytic murein transglycosylase MltF → MPYSSYPDDRTIGHAPRSGLLIFSLLLPLAMLSGCGQSESTVTQVDPPEPGGTLNVVTRNSATTYFIDREGMSAGPEHDLVEAFAEANDWEVEWTLAESTSGVLQSLQDDEQRLAAAGLTHLPSRDEHFRRGPTHTDIVEQLVCHRDMRPMPRQVEEMAGIDIRVTADSSYAEKLQSLVNQHTGIDFEEDPRTTEILLTEVAEKRIDCTVGDSNIVQLVRRHFPHLEVAINLTSGDRLGWYLPADQQALADMADQWMASPEGQESINEVQQRYYAYISEFDFVDLRALNRRIDERLPDYLDLFLEAQDETGMPADLLAALAYQESHWDPQAVSPTGVRGIMMLTQNTAQSLGVDNRLNPAASIDGGARYLADRHQRLPDTLPEPDRTYLALASYNIGRGHVLDARKLARELGKDPNSWEDMKEVLPLKADKRYYPQTRYGYARGYEPVHYVQRIRNYQDVIEPAMQWLPLSTDEQ, encoded by the coding sequence ATGCCTTACTCTTCCTACCCAGATGATCGGACTATCGGTCATGCACCCCGATCCGGCCTGTTAATTTTCAGCTTGCTGCTACCGCTGGCAATGCTTTCAGGCTGCGGCCAGAGCGAGTCGACGGTTACACAGGTCGACCCGCCCGAACCGGGCGGGACACTCAACGTCGTTACCCGCAACAGCGCCACCACTTACTTCATTGACCGTGAAGGAATGTCGGCTGGCCCCGAGCACGACCTCGTCGAAGCGTTCGCCGAGGCCAACGACTGGGAGGTTGAATGGACGCTTGCCGAGTCCACATCCGGGGTACTCCAGTCTTTGCAAGACGATGAGCAACGGCTCGCCGCCGCTGGACTGACGCACCTACCGTCCCGGGATGAACACTTCCGCCGGGGCCCTACTCACACCGATATCGTCGAGCAACTGGTCTGTCACCGCGACATGCGCCCCATGCCGCGCCAAGTAGAGGAAATGGCGGGGATCGATATCCGCGTCACGGCAGATTCCAGCTACGCTGAAAAGCTGCAGAGCCTGGTCAACCAGCATACGGGCATCGACTTCGAGGAAGATCCGCGTACCACTGAAATACTACTGACCGAAGTGGCCGAAAAGCGTATCGACTGCACCGTTGGCGACTCCAATATCGTGCAGTTGGTTCGCCGCCACTTTCCGCACCTGGAAGTGGCCATCAACCTCACCAGCGGTGACCGGCTGGGCTGGTACCTGCCTGCCGACCAACAGGCACTGGCCGATATGGCCGACCAATGGATGGCAAGCCCCGAGGGCCAGGAAAGCATCAACGAGGTGCAGCAGCGCTACTACGCTTATATCAGCGAGTTCGACTTCGTTGACCTGCGCGCGCTCAACCGGCGCATCGACGAACGCCTGCCTGACTACCTTGACCTTTTCCTGGAGGCTCAGGACGAGACCGGCATGCCCGCCGACCTGCTTGCCGCGCTGGCTTACCAGGAATCGCACTGGGACCCGCAAGCGGTCTCCCCTACCGGTGTGCGTGGCATCATGATGCTGACGCAGAACACCGCCCAATCTCTTGGCGTCGACAATCGCCTGAACCCGGCAGCGTCCATCGATGGTGGCGCCCGCTATCTTGCCGACCGCCATCAGCGCCTTCCCGACACTCTCCCGGAGCCGGATCGTACTTACCTGGCCCTGGCAAGCTACAACATTGGCCGCGGCCACGTGCTGGATGCCCGAAAGCTGGCCCGGGAGCTGGGCAAAGACCCGAATTCCTGGGAAGACATGAAGGAGGTCCTGCCGCTCAAGGCCGACAAACGTTACTACCCGCAGACCCGCTATGGTTACGCCCGGGGCTATGAGCCAGTGCACTATGTGCAACGAATCCGCAACTACCAGGACGTGATCGAGCCTGCAATGCAATGGTTACCGCTATCGACCGACGAGCAATAA
- a CDS encoding M18 family aminopeptidase has protein sequence MSEIFNADRVARLCEFLRQSPTPWHATHAMAGRLEQAGFERLEETANWQLSPGQRYYVTRNDSSLIAFQLPKGPLHSMRMLGAHTDSPGLRLKPNATQHAAGWLQLGVQVYGGALLAPWFDRDLGIAGRVHIRHADGQLESVLLNVDRPVAMIPSLAIHLDRDVNAGRSINPQTQMAPVLMQSESGKLEDLLARWLEAEHGLRAVDVVDFELGFYDVQPPSLVGVNQELIASARLDNLLSCFVGLEALLDCDGQQGALLVANDHEEVGSSSACGAQGPFLGDVLKRINAQIGRGSEKGSEESLIQLIQSSLMISCDNAHGLHPNFADMHDEQHGPLLNAGPVIKINASQRYATNSVTGALFRDVCRTADVPVQSFVTRSDMGCGSTIGPITATEVGVPTIDVGLPQWAMHSVRETAGTHDVEHLTRALVGFLNRKMLI, from the coding sequence ATGTCCGAAATATTCAACGCTGATCGCGTCGCCCGGTTATGCGAGTTCTTGCGCCAGTCTCCCACCCCCTGGCACGCCACCCATGCCATGGCGGGGCGTCTGGAACAAGCGGGTTTCGAGCGCCTGGAAGAGACGGCCAACTGGCAGCTGTCGCCCGGTCAGCGCTACTACGTGACACGCAACGATTCATCATTGATTGCCTTTCAACTGCCCAAAGGGCCACTGCACAGCATGCGCATGCTGGGCGCCCACACCGATAGCCCGGGGCTGCGTTTAAAGCCCAATGCCACCCAGCATGCTGCCGGTTGGCTTCAGTTGGGGGTGCAGGTGTATGGCGGTGCCTTGCTTGCGCCGTGGTTTGACCGCGATCTGGGTATCGCTGGGCGAGTGCATATCCGTCACGCCGATGGGCAACTGGAAAGTGTGCTGCTTAACGTTGATCGGCCGGTGGCGATGATTCCGAGTCTGGCGATACACCTTGACCGGGACGTCAATGCTGGGCGTAGCATCAACCCGCAAACCCAGATGGCGCCCGTGCTGATGCAAAGCGAATCCGGCAAGCTTGAAGATCTGCTGGCGCGCTGGTTGGAAGCTGAGCATGGCTTGCGGGCGGTCGACGTGGTGGATTTTGAATTGGGCTTTTACGACGTTCAACCGCCTTCTTTGGTGGGCGTCAATCAGGAGCTTATCGCGAGCGCACGGCTGGATAACCTGTTGTCGTGCTTTGTGGGTCTGGAAGCGTTGCTCGACTGCGATGGTCAGCAGGGCGCGCTGCTGGTCGCCAATGATCACGAAGAAGTCGGCAGTTCCAGCGCCTGCGGCGCCCAGGGGCCATTTCTGGGTGATGTGCTGAAGCGTATCAATGCTCAAATAGGCAGGGGAAGTGAAAAGGGCAGCGAAGAATCGCTGATTCAACTGATCCAGTCATCGCTGATGATCTCTTGCGATAACGCCCACGGGCTGCATCCCAACTTTGCCGATATGCACGATGAGCAGCACGGACCGTTGCTGAATGCTGGACCGGTGATCAAGATCAATGCCAGCCAGCGTTACGCGACCAATAGCGTGACAGGCGCGTTGTTTCGGGATGTCTGCCGCACAGCCGACGTGCCGGTGCAGTCGTTTGTGACGCGGTCTGACATGGGCTGTGGGAGCACTATCGGGCCGATCACCGCCACTGAGGTCGGCGTGCCCACCATCGATGTGGGGCTGCCCCAGTGGGCCATGCATTCAGTGCGCGAAACGGCGGGCACCCATGACGTCGAACACCTTACCCGGGCACTGGTCGGCTTTTTAAACCGCAAGATGCTAATTTGA
- a CDS encoding carboxy terminal-processing peptidase: MSLFATLSRSIALTIMLVVTSPMALAQLEPTEEQRQAAVEIADSLRYGHYADVSFDEAWSQEAFDRYLDILDGQRAYLLSSDIEPYRHLETDLADTLFDGDLDEAFALYNRLNERHTARVEWLLEHLDDDTTFNFDGNERLELEREDANWAESQRELDALWQKRLKNDALTLALSDQDDEQIVENLRQRYEGQLSRLEQTESEDVFGLIMAAVTSTIDPHTSYLSPRQGESFDIQMSLSLEGIGALLQSDGEYVKVSSLVAGGPAERAGVLEPADRIIGVGQEDGEMVNVVGMRLDNVVDLIRGPKGSVVKLDVVPAQAVDMTRSQTVEITRDTVDLEDQAAQSEVIDVERDGATHRLGVIEIPTFYVDFDAWQAGEDDYRSTTRDVAKEIEQLKRQDVEGIVLDLRNNGGGALQEANSLIGLFIDRGPTVQVRDADGRINLYGDSEAGTLYDGPLGVLVNRLSASASEILAGAIQDYGRGIVMGSQTFGKGTVQTLSDLSHGEIKLTRAKFYRISGESTQNRGVEPDIDFPSLIDPERIGESSLDHALEWDTVQDVQYRQYGEPERYLDALLSAHQERAEENPNFRYLERQSALSRELREQNTSVSLNREQRERETQAQESEQLALENQRRRALGLEELEEWTDARDETSLSDNDSENGNSDEEDEEDMPVERAHVLEAAEVLLDYAKLESAARFVNR, from the coding sequence ATGAGCTTGTTTGCAACGCTTTCGCGTTCAATCGCCCTAACCATCATGCTGGTCGTCACCAGCCCGATGGCATTAGCGCAACTTGAGCCGACCGAAGAACAGCGCCAGGCGGCGGTCGAAATTGCCGATTCGCTCCGCTATGGCCACTACGCCGATGTCAGCTTTGACGAAGCCTGGTCACAAGAAGCCTTTGATCGCTACTTGGATATTCTGGATGGCCAGCGGGCCTACCTGCTAAGCAGCGACATTGAGCCCTATCGTCACCTGGAAACCGATCTGGCCGACACCCTTTTCGACGGCGACCTGGATGAAGCGTTTGCCCTTTACAACCGTCTCAACGAGCGCCATACCGCTCGAGTTGAATGGCTGCTCGAACACCTCGATGACGACACGACGTTCAACTTCGACGGCAACGAACGCCTTGAGCTTGAACGCGAGGACGCCAACTGGGCCGAGAGCCAGCGCGAGCTGGATGCATTGTGGCAAAAACGGCTGAAAAATGATGCCCTGACGCTTGCCTTGAGCGATCAGGACGACGAACAGATTGTCGAGAATCTTCGCCAGCGTTACGAGGGGCAGCTTTCCCGCCTGGAACAAACCGAATCGGAAGACGTCTTTGGCTTGATCATGGCCGCGGTGACCAGCACCATTGATCCCCACACCAGCTATCTATCACCGCGCCAGGGCGAATCGTTTGACATTCAAATGAGCCTCTCGCTGGAAGGCATAGGCGCACTCCTTCAATCCGACGGTGAATACGTCAAAGTCTCCAGCCTGGTGGCAGGCGGCCCGGCTGAACGAGCTGGCGTTCTGGAGCCCGCGGACCGGATTATTGGCGTCGGTCAGGAAGACGGCGAGATGGTCAACGTGGTTGGCATGCGTCTGGATAACGTGGTCGACCTGATTCGCGGCCCGAAAGGCTCCGTGGTGAAGCTGGATGTAGTACCCGCCCAGGCGGTCGACATGACCCGCTCACAAACCGTTGAGATCACCCGGGATACGGTCGACCTGGAAGATCAGGCCGCCCAGAGCGAAGTGATTGACGTCGAGCGTGATGGCGCCACTCACCGCCTCGGGGTGATCGAAATCCCCACCTTTTATGTCGACTTCGACGCCTGGCAGGCAGGAGAGGATGACTACCGCAGCACCACCCGCGATGTCGCCAAGGAAATTGAGCAGTTAAAACGCCAGGATGTTGAAGGCATCGTGCTCGACCTGCGCAACAATGGTGGTGGCGCCCTTCAGGAAGCCAACTCGCTGATCGGCCTATTTATCGATCGCGGCCCCACCGTTCAGGTTCGCGACGCTGACGGGCGTATCAACCTCTACGGCGACAGTGAAGCAGGCACGCTTTACGACGGCCCACTGGGCGTGCTGGTGAACCGTCTATCCGCCTCGGCGTCAGAAATTCTCGCTGGGGCCATCCAGGACTATGGTCGCGGTATCGTGATGGGTAGCCAGACCTTTGGTAAAGGCACAGTGCAGACGCTGAGCGATTTGAGCCATGGCGAGATCAAGCTCACCCGCGCTAAGTTCTATCGCATTTCCGGCGAGAGCACCCAGAACCGCGGTGTCGAACCCGATATTGACTTCCCTAGCCTGATCGACCCGGAACGTATCGGCGAAAGCAGCCTGGATCACGCCTTGGAATGGGACACGGTTCAGGACGTCCAGTACCGGCAGTACGGAGAACCCGAACGCTACCTTGACGCTCTGTTGTCAGCCCATCAGGAACGCGCGGAGGAAAACCCCAACTTCCGCTATTTGGAGCGGCAATCGGCGCTGTCCCGGGAACTTCGCGAGCAGAACACCAGCGTCAGCCTGAATCGTGAGCAGCGCGAGCGTGAAACCCAGGCTCAGGAATCCGAGCAGCTGGCGCTGGAAAACCAGCGGCGTCGCGCCCTGGGGCTTGAAGAGCTGGAGGAATGGACCGACGCTCGCGACGAGACCTCGCTGAGCGATAACGACAGTGAAAACGGCAATAGCGATGAAGAAGACGAGGAAGACATGCCGGTAGAGCGTGCTCATGTGCTGGAAGCCGCCGAAGTTCTGCTCGACTATGCGAAGCTAGAAAGCGCCGCGCGCTTCGTCAACCGGTAA
- a CDS encoding metalloregulator ArsR/SmtB family transcription factor yields the protein MGKSTPLNALQVFKCLSDETRLMLVLLIAHEQSLCVCEMTYVLEESQPKVSRHLAQLRQCGLLVDQRDGQWVYYQLSPQLPTWARHIIESARQGCTAQLARLTQRLAVMGDRPTRRAVLC from the coding sequence TTGGGAAAATCCACTCCGTTGAATGCACTGCAGGTATTCAAGTGCTTAAGCGATGAAACGCGGTTGATGCTGGTGCTGTTGATTGCCCATGAGCAGTCGCTGTGCGTGTGTGAAATGACCTATGTGCTTGAAGAGTCCCAGCCCAAGGTGTCGCGTCATCTGGCGCAGCTTCGCCAATGCGGGCTGCTGGTGGACCAGCGGGACGGGCAGTGGGTTTATTACCAGCTATCGCCGCAGCTGCCGACATGGGCGCGGCATATTATTGAGTCGGCACGGCAGGGTTGTACGGCCCAACTGGCCCGTTTGACGCAGCGTTTGGCCGTCATGGGCGACCGGCCAACACGGCGAGCCGTACTCTGCTAG